In Chrysemys picta bellii isolate R12L10 chromosome 22, ASM1138683v2, whole genome shotgun sequence, the genomic stretch tacttttatattatattaaaactttaatcgtttatattatattaaatatcttacattacattattattttaatattactgaaaaaaatcaatattatcaAAAATATCTTTTCAATGTTTCTGAATTGAAATTCTTGTTCGGAATTTCCGTTCCCGGGTAAAGTATGAAACATCAACATTTCATTcttatttggaatgaaatcaaatttcaaaatttggataTACCCCTGGAATGGAAATTTCCTTTTCTAATGAGCTCTAATTTAAACCAACAAAGAAAATGTGTAAGGCCAGATTCATCAAGGGACTTAGGCGTTGGAATGCTCAGTGTTAtactgcctaacttttaggtcccTAGAAAATTTCCAGGATTCACAAAACCTGAGTTAGGACCCTGGGCTCCCTatgccatggggggaggaggaggagagaaagctgACTAGGAATGgggtccacaaaagccagcatgctgagtggGGGGCTCGCCAATGGGAGAATGCCCTAAGCGCTGTCCCTCAGGAGTTCAGCACCTGAGTCCCGACTGCTTGTGATCGATGGCCAGGAGGACGGTCCTGTAGACCGGCACCTAAGCGGCTTCTTTTGAGAAATGCAAGGGAAGGAAGTGTCGGTGCTCATTCTGGCATCACCAACCTTCTAACGTTTATTCTGGTGGTAAGAGCAGTCATCCAGGGTGTGGGAAACCCAAGttccatccctctcccccctcccggcTTTGTGGGGATAAAACGTTTAAATGTTGGTCTCTCATCTCTCCAgagagtgccccaaccactgggctatggggtattctgatgagggctccttcagtctctctgaatgaagctgttccactgcgtACGAATACTTAAACAGACAATTGGCCAAAAAGAGCGTGAGAACGATTCCATAGCCTGATAGGTCGGGGCCCCGGTATAAGGAGCGGAACAGGAGAAATAGGGTAAAATTTTAGGAGGGAGTTAATTGTGTGTGACATCAGAAACTCTGAAGTACAAACAAGGGGCCAGGCTACTGGTACACATACTCTAGAAGCTCATCGTGTAACTCTGGCAACTCAGTATGGTGAATACGGATCCCTTTCCTACaattctgcctgcctgccacgtacCTTATTGTATGAAACCTGTATAGCCTGGCCCCATAAATGAAAGTGGACAAGCACCTATGTCCTATATCCTCACCTTAATAGCTTGCTGTACAAAGAGTACCATTGACCAGGGGTGGAATTAATCAACCTGGGTAACTGTATTTGAATCTAGTCATAATAAATTATATTGTAATAAGACAGCACTGGGTGAGCTCTTGGCAGTAAGCACTGAATTTGGGACTTCTATCTAGTAGaatgatttcagagtggtagctgtgttagtctgtatcagcaaaaagaacaaggagtacttgtggcaccttatctcaaataaatgtgttagtctataaggtgccacaggtactcctcattctttttgctatcTAGTAGAATATAAGCCTCTACTGCCCGATCATTCATTAGCCATCCCTCGATTTGAGGAGGATctctaccatggatttacatatgggtcctgagataacTCAGGAatccaatcctggaaccacaaATCTGCCCACAGTTGGTACAGACATTTCGTGGCCGGCCAGCtctctgctgggagaaagttctttctttttcctaccGCCTGAGCTAAGAGACCCATGGCTGTTAGTTCAAAACCCATAATGGAGTCTTAAACCTCTGTTAGATCTCACCAGAGAACCACATGGTATATGATCAGAATGACCCCAAGGAATTGATACTGAGCCTTTATTTGTCTCTTCTTTCCATGTAATGCTCGCTTTCTCCCTTGTGGGGAACAGCACATCTGGGATAAATGTTGAAGGGGAATCACACCACCGTGACGGAGTTCATCTTGTTGGGATTCACGGACAACCAGCACCTGAGAGTCATgctctttgtggtgtttctgTTGATCTACCTGCTCATCCTGGTGGGGAATCTCGGGATGGTCACTTTAGTCAGGATTGAGTCCcggcttcacacccccatgtactttttcctcagtaacCTGGCCCTCTTAGATGTGGGATACTCCACCGTCATCGCTCCCCAGACACTgatggcctttgcagtggagagCAAAGCAATTACATTCACTGGGTGCGCTCTGCAGTTCTACTTCTTCTGCATTGCTGTGTCCTGTGAGTGCTGCCTGTTGGGGGTGATGGCGTATGATCGcttcacagccatctgcagccCACTGCTGTACACCGTCATCATGTCCAAGCGGTTCTgcgtgctgctggtgctggggtcgtACCTAGCCAGCTGGGTAAATGCAACAGTTCAGACTCTATTTATATTCTGTTTGTCCTTCTGTGGATCaaacatcatcaatcatttcttctgtgatgtgcccCCCATCCTGAAACTGGCCTGCTCTGACACCCACATCACAGACATTGTTCACTTCACCTTTTCTATTGTAATTATAACATCTACTCTCCTGACCATTGTCATCTCCTATGTGTACATTGTGGTTGCTATTCTAAGGATCAGCTCCACTgagggcaggcgcaaagccttctccacctgcacctcccacctgatGACCGTCACCATCTTCTACGGAACGGTCATTTTTATGTATTTGCGGCCCAGTTCAAAGTACTCCATGGACCAGGACAAAATCATCTCTGTGTTTTATACCCTGTtgatccccatgctgaaccccctgatctacagcctgaggaacaaggaggtgaaagagGCTTTTAGGAGGATGATAGGAAGGTTTTGTTTCTCAGTGAATGTAAAGGTGGAGActttattttgaataaataaatggGAGTAAGATGGAGGAGTCACTTCTCTGTGTCATTATCTTGAGTTCTGTGAATCACCAAATTTGTTTGTGTTGCATCAAAAGACACTAACGGTCAGATTTTCCAAACAGTTCTGCATCCACCCACCAGTTACTAGTTCAGCACTTCAGCAAGTCGtccaattttccaaagtgctcagctgcCAGTCAGGGCCTTAAATTCAGAGCCCAGAATCATTGATCTCAATGGTAACTGCTCGATGCTGAGCACTGGGGCAGATCTGGCTCCTTCATGAGGGTCCTAActggtgtagtaggaagagagcctgaaacaagagGCCCAGTATGgggcctgcagcctgagcaaGAGTTGCGGCTAGAAGCAAGCACTGCTCACAGGTGCAGCATAACTCCGCCAGCCTCTCGGTCagactgtgcgtgtgtgtggaaAAGTACAGCCACTGGCAGGAAAGGAGCTGAGGCTGCAAAGCAAACACCGCTAGGCTGGAATCACAGGCTCCTGTACTTAGCACTAGGAGCACCTGGGACATCAAGCGCTAGAACATCCTGACACCAGAGAGAGAaccagaagaggaggttactcaccctgtgcagtaactgacgttcttcgagatgagtgtccctgtgggtgctccactacaggtgctggtgcgtccctgcgccttcgcccggagatttttacagcagtgctcatagcggccacgcatgctcagaatctgcccccccgctgtgactctagggtaatagaacgcatgcgtggccggtctcctcagttccttctctaccacggaggccccccaactccgaagtagaggggaggagggtgggtagtggagcacccacagggacactcatctcgaagaacgtcagttactgcacagggtgagtaacctcctcttcttcttcgagagatgtccctgtgggtgctccactacaggtgacttaaaagcagtgtatcctaaggaggtagggacttcggatctggtagGAACGCCGTCGAGAGTACCGCCCTGCCCAAGCGTATGTCAGATAAAGGGCCTTgaataagggcatagtgtttagcaAAAGTATGGTCAGAtgaccaagtggctgctttacaaatgtcagccaaggggactttgcgtaagaacgcgatggaggcagccagagatctagtggagtgtgttctaatgCCATCTGGAGGTGCAACCcctttcatctgatagcacagtcggatgcactgggagatccagttcgagagtctctgggtagaaataggcatgcccttggagcgctctgcaatagagacaaaaagtctagaggagtttctaaagggtttggttctatccaaatagaatgacaaggctctgcgaacatctagtgtatgcattgaggcttcaaaggagtttgcatgtggtttcGGGAAAAAAGTCGGGAGGTGTATGGGTTCATTAATATGGAATGATGAGTGTACCTTCGGAAGAAATTTGGGATGcaatctgagggtaaccttgtctttaaaaaatatcgtatatggtggatGAGCCATGAGAGCTGccatttctcctgcccgtctggcagaaGTAATTGCCACTAGAAACGCAGTTTTCATGGAggggtgtaaaagggagcacgtggctaggggttcgaaGGGTTGTTGAGTTAGGGCAGACAGTACCAGATGAAGGTCCCATGGGGTGGTTGGTTGTTTAATGTCTGGATATAAGGTTTGTAggcccttgaggaaacgcttcgtagtagcgtgagcaaagacagacatatcatcaattctgtcgtggaaagttgtaatagcagctaaatggaccctgatggagctgaaagaaaggccggcTCGCTTAAGGCCCAAGAGATAGTCCAATATAAGCGGAAGAGGTACCGAGGTAGGAGAAAGGTGTTTGgcagaacaccaatgtgtgaatcgtttccacttttgaagataggtcttgcgagtagattgcgttctgctatgtaggagcacctcctgaacttgttcggagcaatctaattcgcgttgggagaaccacgtaggaaccaggccttgaggtgaagcatggacaggttggggtggagaaaacgacCGTGCTGTTGAGATAGAAGGTTCGGAATAAGCGGCAGGGAGACTGGTGGTTGgattgacattctggtgaggaagggaaaccatggttgtctgggccacgat encodes the following:
- the LOC135977030 gene encoding olfactory receptor 5AR1-like: MLKGNHTTVTEFILLGFTDNQHLRVMLFVVFLLIYLLILVGNLGMVTLVRIESRLHTPMYFFLSNLALLDVGYSTVIAPQTLMAFAVESKAITFTGCALQFYFFCIAVSCECCLLGVMAYDRFTAICSPLLYTVIMSKRFCVLLVLGSYLASWVNATVQTLFIFCLSFCGSNIINHFFCDVPPILKLACSDTHITDIVHFTFSIVIITSTLLTIVISYVYIVVAILRISSTEGRRKAFSTCTSHLMTVTIFYGTVIFMYLRPSSKYSMDQDKIISVFYTLLIPMLNPLIYSLRNKEVKDALRRTIHQKIIPHCM